A section of the Bombus huntii isolate Logan2020A chromosome 5, iyBomHunt1.1, whole genome shotgun sequence genome encodes:
- the LOC126865979 gene encoding vesicle transport through interaction with t-SNAREs homolog 1B-like, with product MNLGVNWEEEHRRTLLEGNAILDRSSQSIARSQAVAVESEQIGTEVISELNEQRERLLRADRRLSQTDEELDKTRRILNVMRRRILMNKFILVLIILLEIAILGAIIYKKFI from the coding sequence ATGAATCTTGGAGTTAATTGGGAGGAAGAGCATAGACGGACATTATTAGAAGGAAATGCAATACTGGATCGCTCATCACAATCTATTGCTAGATCTCAAGCAGTTGCTGTTGAGAGTGAACAAATAGGAACAGAAGTAATTTCTGAACTGAATGAACAAAGGGAACGATTATTGAGAGCAGATAGAAGATTATCCCAAACAGATGAAGAATTAGATAAGACAAGAAGGATATTAAATGTTATGcgaagaagaattttaatgaataaatttatattagttttaattatattactgGAAATAGCTATACTTGGTGCtattatatataagaaatttatataa
- the LOC126865974 gene encoding protein ABHD11, whose translation MSGMCSRYIITRNIFHHHRRQDFVVTSSFVPYLSSKQIRSNSDSVIPVKLAYVSYESMDGNKNASKRPIIIMHGLFGSKTNWNLLSKTIHRDTDRKVITVDARNHGDSPHSSDMTYSHMAQDIVQLMNDLGFQKSILIGHSMGGSTMMYVALNYPQLVEKLIIVDMSPVRVSPQLMEMEKIFKAMRTANLEGIPTLTKARTSIRDQLANAIKSLPLRQFLVMNLVEADIGKYKWRVNLPVLEQNFASQIAVFPDVGSKIYNGPTLFIGGSNSDYIRVEDHDKIKKLFPSAGFTYINGANHWVHADKPTEFLKTTIDFVNQT comes from the exons ATGAGTGGTATGTGCTCCCGATACATAATAAcgcgaaatatttttcaccaTCATCGAAGACAAGATTTCGTTGTTACTTCATCTTTTGTACCATATTTATCTTCCAAACAAATACGTAGCAATTCTGATTC TGTAATACCAGTAAAACTAGCATATGTTTCCTATGAATCTATGGATGGGAATAAAAATGCTTCCAAGCGAcctataataataatgcatGGTCTTTTTGGTTCAAAGACTAATTGGAACTTATTATCAAAAACAATTCATCGGGATACAGACCGTAAG gTGATAACTGTAGATGCAAGAAATCATGGAGATTCCCCACATTCTTCAGACATGACATATAGTCATATGGCACAGGATATAGTTCAACTTATGAATGATTTAGGATTTCAAAAATCTATATTAATAGGACATAGCATGGGTGGTTCCACGATGATGTATGTAGCTTTAAATTACCCACAGCTAGtagagaaattaataatagttGATATGTCTCCGGTGAGGGTCAGTCCTCAGCTCatggaaatggaaaaaatattcaaagccATGCGCACAGCAAATTTAGAAGGAATCCCAACATTGACAAAAGCACGTACTAGTATAAGAGATCAACTTGCAAATGCTATTAAATCATTACCTTTACGTCag tTTTTAGTAATGAATTTAGTAGAAGCAGATATTGGGAAATATAAATGGCGGGTAAATTTACCTGTATTAGAGCAAAACTTTGCATCACAAATAGCTGTATTTCCAGATGTAGGatcaaaaatatacaatggACCGACATTGTTTATAGGTGGTTCTAACAGTGATTATATAAGAGTAGAAGAtcatgataaaataaaaaaattattcccaTCCGCTGGATTTACTTATATAAATGGTGCAAATCATTGGGTTCATGCAGATAAACCAACAGAGTTTTTAAAAACAACAATTGATTTCGTTAATCAGAcataa
- the LOC126865978 gene encoding transmembrane emp24 domain-containing protein 2-like: MRWLISCLFLIFLSSRVNCYFITVDAHAEECFFDNVETGTKMGLTFEIAEGGFLDIDVKIIGPDGKIIYQGDQESSGKYTFAAHLAGVYTYCFGNQKSSMTPKVVMFNMDIGENPKPVENTSDGKNSDSHHNKIDDMIKELSTSLWGVKNEQEYMQVRDRNHRAISESTNTRVVMWAFFEAMVLVCMTIGQIFYLKRFFEVRRVV; the protein is encoded by the exons atgagGTGGCTCATTTCGTGTTTATTCCTAATTTTTTTGAGCTCCAGAGTAAACTGCTATTTTATTACCGTGGACGCACATGCCGAAGAATGTTTCTTTGACAATGTGGAAACAGGCACGAAAATGG GTCTTACATTTGAAATAGCAGAAGGTGGATTTCTAGACATagatgtaaaaataattggtcctgatggaaaaataatttatcaaggTGATCAAGAAAGCAGTGGTAAATATACATTTGCTGCACATCTTGCTGGTGTTTATACATATTGTTTTGGCAATCAGAAAAGTAGTATGACACCAAAAGTAGTGATGTTTAACATGGATATTGGTGAAAATCCAAAGCCTGTAGAAAACACTTCAGATGGGAAAAATTCAGATTCACACCATAACAAAATAGATGATatgataaaagaattaagtACAAGTTTATGGGGTGTGAAAAATGAGCAAGAATACATGCAG gTTAGAGATCGCAATCACAGAGCTATCAGTGAAAGCACAAATACTCGTGTAGTTATGTGGGCATTTTTTGAAGCTATGGTTTTGGTTTGTATGACAATAGGACAAATTTTCTATCTAAAACGCTTCTTTGAAGTTAGAAGAGTCGTCTAA
- the LOC126865808 gene encoding uncharacterized protein LOC126865808, translating to MSTITKNVRTENLKRRLKESFCLMDTDTDGYLDYHEMKAALKALGFAVKKSYILSIIRMYDKLSEKLNKRKPLDEIKYVFKLFTNETANDKITVEDLQKLNKKLDCNLTNEEMELMIKEFDLDQDGSIDQSEFLDIMADLTF from the exons ATGTCAACTATTACAAAGAATGTTCGTACGGAAAATTTAAAGAGACGCTTAAAGGAATCGTTTTGTTTAATGGACACTGATACTGATGGTTATTTAGATTATCATGAAATGAAAGCTGCATTAAAAGCTTTGGGATTTGCAGTAAAAAAATCTTACATTTTATCTATTATACGAATGTATGACAAGC TATCAGAAAAGTTAAATAAGCGAAAACCTTtagatgaaattaaatatgtgttcaaattatttacaaatgaGACTGCAAATGACAAGATAACAGTAGAAGATCTCCAAAAACTTAATAAAAAGCTTGATTGTAATCTGACTAATGAGGAAATGGAACTTatgattaaagaatttgatttGGATCAAGATGGTTCTA TTGATCAAAGTGAATTCTTGGATATTATGGCAGATCTGACATTTTAA
- the LOC126865977 gene encoding protein unc-119 homolog B, with protein MSVDSENKSNEAIAPFTPSADQESTDNRNIQETTITPEMVLRLPTITDKYLCSPEANIYDIDFTRFQIRDLETGAILFEITKPPATECDSNQDLEPENEESGCEDANTGRFVRYQFTPQFLKLKTVGATIEFLVGSKPVNNFRMIERHFFRDRLLKTFDFQFGFCIPNSKNTCEHIYEFPTLPADLVSEMIANPFETRSDSFYFVDNQLVMHNKADYAYNGGHTHDVL; from the exons ATGAGTGTTGATAGCGAGAATAAGTCAAATGAAGCTATTGCTCCGTTTACACCATCAGCAGATCAGGAAAGTAcagataatagaaatattcagGAAACAACTATAACCCCAGAAATGGTGCTACGATTACCTACAATTACTGACA AGTATTTATGTTCTCCAGAggcaaatatttatgacatAGATTTTACAAGATTTCAAATCAGAGACTTAGAGACAGGAGCAATATTATTTGAGATAACAAAACCACCAGCTACTG AATGTGATTCCAATCAAGATCTGGAACCAGAAAATGAAGAATCTGGTTGTGAGGATGCTAATACTGGCCGTTTTGTACGGTATCAATTTACACCTCAATTTCTTAAACTAAAAACTGTCGGAGCTACAATTGAGTTTTTGGTGGGTTCTAAACCAGTGAACAATTTCCGAATGATTGAACGTCATTTCTTTCGGGATAGATTGTTGAAAACCTTTGACTTTCAATTTGGATTTTGTATACCAAATAGCAAGAATACTTGTGAACACATTTATGAGTTTCCTACTTTACCTGCTGACTTGG TTTCTGAAATGATTGCAAATCCATTTGAAACACGTTCagattcgttttattttgtGGACAATCAATTGGTCATGCATAATAAAGCTGATTATGCATATAATGGTGGACACACACATGATGTACTTTAG